The following are encoded together in the Pseudomonas xantholysinigenes genome:
- a CDS encoding c-type cytochrome, whose product MFKRLTVVLLAALALSACDGVDPNSPLGQRKAIFKQMLKTSEDMGGMLRGRLPFDGGKFAEGAAKLDTLAHEPWQHFPQVRDEGDSSARAEVWERQARFQDLARQLEGVTGELVGVTRNQPLDAAGLKAPMDKVEAACKACHSEFRNH is encoded by the coding sequence ATGTTCAAGCGATTGACCGTAGTACTGCTCGCCGCCCTTGCCCTGAGCGCCTGTGATGGCGTCGACCCCAACTCGCCGCTGGGCCAGCGCAAGGCAATCTTCAAGCAGATGCTCAAGACCAGCGAGGACATGGGCGGCATGTTGCGTGGGCGCTTGCCCTTCGACGGTGGGAAGTTCGCCGAGGGCGCCGCGAAGCTGGACACCCTGGCCCACGAACCGTGGCAGCACTTCCCGCAGGTGCGCGATGAGGGTGACAGCAGTGCGCGGGCGGAGGTCTGGGAGCGCCAGGCGCGGTTCCAGGACCTGGCCCGGCAACTCGAGGGAGTGACCGGCGAGTTGGTCGGTGTGACTCGCAACCAGCCGTTGGACGCCGCGGGGCTCAAGGCGCCGATGGACAAGGTCGAGGCGGCGTGCAAGGCCTGTCATAGCGAGTTTCGCAATCATTGA
- the mltA gene encoding murein transglycosylase A, which translates to MKSALRHLAWALPALALLVGCNGGESAKPQPHAIATYVPATWKDLPAVSDDDLLAGFYAWRSGCEKLKRDPVWAATCEAAGSATASAAQVRTFLEQNLQVYGLRSADNSANGLITGYYEPVYPGSLARTAAAQVPVYGVPEDMIVVDLASVYPELKGKRLRGRLEGRVLKPYDTAEVINRDGAKAPVLAWLTDPMDLQFLQIQGSGRIQLDSGRQLRLGYADQNGHPYRPIGRWLVEQGQLPKEQVTMGSIHAWAQANPQRVPELLASNPSYVFFSTRPDSNEGPRGSLNVPLTAGYSVAIDRKVIPLGSLLWLSTTRPDGSPVVRPVGAQDTGGAITGEVRADLFWGTGPEAGELAGNMKQQGQIWMLWPKGQPLPEVPKVP; encoded by the coding sequence ATGAAATCTGCATTGCGCCATCTCGCCTGGGCCCTGCCCGCCCTGGCGCTGCTGGTCGGCTGTAACGGCGGCGAAAGCGCCAAGCCACAACCTCACGCCATCGCCACCTATGTGCCGGCCACCTGGAAAGACCTACCCGCGGTCAGCGACGACGACCTGCTGGCCGGTTTCTACGCCTGGCGCAGCGGTTGCGAAAAGCTCAAGCGCGACCCGGTATGGGCCGCCACCTGCGAGGCGGCCGGCTCGGCCACGGCAAGCGCTGCCCAGGTCCGCACCTTTCTCGAACAGAACCTGCAGGTGTACGGCCTGCGCTCGGCCGACAACAGCGCCAACGGCCTGATCACCGGCTACTACGAGCCGGTCTACCCCGGTAGCCTGGCGCGTACCGCAGCCGCCCAGGTGCCGGTCTATGGTGTCCCCGAGGACATGATCGTGGTCGATCTCGCCAGCGTGTACCCCGAACTCAAGGGCAAGCGCCTGCGCGGCCGCCTCGAGGGTCGCGTGCTCAAGCCGTATGACACTGCCGAAGTGATCAACCGCGATGGTGCCAAGGCACCGGTGCTGGCCTGGCTGACCGACCCGATGGACCTGCAGTTCCTGCAGATCCAGGGCTCCGGGCGTATTCAGCTGGACAGTGGTCGCCAGCTGCGGCTGGGTTATGCCGACCAGAACGGCCACCCCTATCGCCCGATCGGACGCTGGCTGGTGGAGCAAGGCCAGTTGCCCAAGGAACAGGTGACCATGGGCAGCATCCACGCCTGGGCCCAGGCCAACCCACAACGGGTGCCGGAACTGCTGGCGAGCAACCCGAGCTATGTGTTCTTCAGCACCCGGCCGGACAGCAACGAAGGCCCGCGTGGCTCGCTGAACGTACCGCTGACGGCAGGCTACAGCGTGGCCATCGACCGCAAGGTGATTCCGCTGGGCAGCCTGCTGTGGCTGTCCACCACCCGTCCGGACGGCTCGCCAGTGGTGCGCCCGGTGGGTGCGCAGGACACCGGAGGGGCTATTACAGGAGAAGTGCGTGCCGACCTGTTCTGGGGCACCGGCC